The genomic segment ACCAATGCTCTTTAAATGTGTTTAAGATAAAGACAAATGCTCCTTCAACATGTTTATGAGAAAAAAATATACTCTTTCAACGTTTGCTTACTAGGAAGACCTGCTTTCTATcattctcttgctctcttcacCGTACCATTCGCCACCCAGTTTCCAACCTTTGTGTCCCCTCTCCACTGGCTGTCAGGTGGGTGTTGCTTTATAGTGTCCCCTCTTCACTGGCTGTCAGGTGGGTCTTGCTTTATACCGTGTCCCCTCTCCAATGGCTGTGTGGTGGGTGTTACTTTATACAGTGTCCCCTCTTCACTGGCTGTGTGTTGGGTGTTACTTTATACAGTGTCCCCTCTTCAATGGCTGTGTGGTGGGTGTTACTTTATACAGTGTCCCCTCTTCACTGTCTGTGCGGTTGGTCTTGCTTCATACAGCGTCCTCTCCAGGCTAAATTACTCAGATTATCCACAGGTGTGTTAAatccttgaaaaatctattTTCCCACATGTTTCTACTCTCATGCCTAAGACCCACACATAAGGAACATAAGTTTCTCTGTGTTTGGCCTCCGGTCTGTACAAGAAAAGCTAGTATCTGTACGTGTGTGGACAGGCCTTCAAGTTGTTTTGGCCCCCTAGTCGCAAGCAACTGAGAAGATGTTGCAATCTCTAAGCCACAATTGGGTGCTTGGGTCCTCGTCTTTGTCACATTTGTCGCATAAGTGCTATTTATCGGTCAACaagtccatttacatttttcaAAGTGTTCCGAAATGGTCTAACGCCTCACAAACTTATTGACACAAAGAAGAAGATAAACCTGAAGGTTTTGGTCAAACCAAAGGCATGAGCATACAAAGACATTGTCCCAAGCTGTCCGTAGAGTTGCATTATTGGTGAGATTATTGCcatcaaatacaaatacaaacgtAAGGATAGGAGTCTCCATGGAGGTCACATCATGCGGACGCCTTGTAAGATGCTTGCAGCTGTTGAGCCCCAAGATATACCAGCCAGTTACCTTCAGAGAAATACGCCCGGATAGCAATGGGTTAAAGTCGGTGTCGTGTCCGGGTTTCACTCTGGGAGAAAAGGGATTGTATCCTGGTTTTGGTGGTTTACATGACGCATAAGAAATCTGGGTGCTATAGAGTTTCTATTGTGCATGGTAATGCACTGTGTGGTGAAGTGCAAAGCATAATGCCCAAATAGTTTTGACAGCTAGTTTACATCACAACAGAGTTCACCAAGTATAATTAACGGCACTAATGAAAGTATTCTGCTTTATATGATACAAATCTTCTACAGTATTCCAGTGCTGCCTATATTTGCTTGGAgtgagtggctgtgtgtgttcttttatttaacattttaacGTAACAGAATGGAATGTTTACTTGAAGTCAGATTGTGGTATGTTCAGGGGCCAATAGGACAAATTGCTTGTCCCTGCTGGAATTTGGCTTGCATTACACGAGAAattgtaataaaataacaaaacgtGAAATAGCAGATATTTGAACAGCTGACTCATAGTGTGGCCCACCCATAATGTCCCTCTAACGAGAAATGTCATCACAAgtgaaaccaacacacacacacacacacacacacacacacacacacacacacacacacacacacacacacacacacacacacacacacacacacacacacacacacacacacacacacacacacacacacacacacacacacacacacacacacacacacacacacacacacacacacacacgcacgcacacacacacaccatgcaaatTAAATATTTACTGTTGCAAAATGTTGCCATGAAAGAGACTTGGAGAGGGTAAAAAGGTAACCTAACTAGACCTTTATACAGCTATTTTATCTTTTTGACCAATGCATGAATCACAAACTAACAATCTAAAATTCATCTAATTCTATATTtcccacaaacacgcatacaaacacagatacTCATGAATACGCACTGAGGTGCACGtacacaacacccacacacatacacatatacacacacacacacacatgcacatgcacactcaagTCAGTAAACAGTGCAGAGCTGTACTTTGGAGCTGTAGCTGTAGCTTCTCAACCCAATGCTGTGGGTCATTCTCCCTGATATAAACAACCGAGAACGCTCCACTTCTTTGGGCTGACAGGATGGCCAAGGTTTGTCTAATTGTCCTCGCCACATGCTTGTTGCTGGAGACCTACGGACTAGAAGCTGTCGTCTTGGATGACCAGACAGGTGAGCCCTTAAGAGAAGGCCTCAAAAACAGAGCACTACCACATAGCTAGAGTGATCTAAACTAGTAGCACGTACAGAAGAAGCCATTGGTTCTGTAGAGCAGTGTTAAGGTTTCCATAAGGTTTCCATAATTCCAAATCAATCAAGAGTTTTTTATAGTTAAGTGTGCgttttaatatttgtatttagaTAAGCTGCAGATAATGCTATTATCTAAATCTTTACTGTgaatgtttttgtatttgtttttgccaTATTGTCTTTAGCTGTGAAAAAATGATGGCTTGAATCTAGGTGGGGGAAATGAGCCCGAACTCAGTTGGATTATTTTAATGCATAACAACCAATGTGGTTATATTCATACAATTCAATTTACTAATGCAAAATCTGTTTATCATGTTAAATCGTCAGAGATCGTCCGGAACATTATTGAGTGATGTAGAGTAGACCCTAATCCAGATGTACCAAACTTTCACCGTACTAAGTAGTTATACATTCAAGGTGCTGTAAGGGCCAggatttgattatttttttttccagaaaTGGCCGAGCCACCTCAGCTGAAGTCAAACGGGCTGTGAGAACACGAATTCTAAACCTTCTCATTGGCAGAGGAGCGTCGGGAGGGAGGGGCTTATTCTGGTGGTTTACTTCTAAATCCGCAGCTCAAACCCACGGCGCCTTTAACTTAACACCCAACCAGTGTGTCTGACCTATGTCTAATAGCTAAGAGACGTCCCGACATGAATGACTTGCGTGTCGTAGACATCCAACAAGACAGAGTCCATCAATACGACTGCAGCATGTGTTGATGGTCTCCCCGGGGGTCTCCTTGGGGGGTCTCCTGGGTCCAGGCCGCGTGCTGCTGCCCCGTCACTCTGCCAACGGCGTGCTGCGGCGCCAGCGGCGCTACAACACGGGCCGGCTGGAGGAGCTCCAAAGGGACAACCTGGAGCGAGAGTGTCTGGAGGAGAGGTGCAACATGGAGGAGGCCAGGGAGGTGTTTGAGAACAACGAGGGGACcgtaggtcacacacacacacacacacacacacacacatgagaagaCATGGTCATCCACACATGTAGAACATCCTGGTAGAACatcctggtacacacacacacacacacacacacacacacatgagaacaggTCATCcagatgcacacatacacaaaccatgcacttgcgcacatacacacaataacacaaagcGCATGCGTGACAGTGACAAAGTATACACTGCCATACCTTACAGGAGCAAACAAACATTACATTCTTCATGGGCATCCTTGTAACTGATCATATTAATCAAGGTAGGGTACATTCATATTTACCCTTCATTCTATAAGTTGGCAAGCTGTCTCTGTTAAAAACACTCTTGTTTCTAACTTAGAAGTATCGCATTGGTTCTTGAGTGTGAGCCAGACTGGGGATATCTTGTCCTTGAGCTTAGAAGAGGGATCATCTAGTTGGTTCTCCTGAGTATGAAGCCTCTCTCTTACCTGTCTCTGCCTTCTAGATGGAGTTCTGGGCCCGCTACGTTGGTAAGTAAACTCACCTATGTACAGTGTTGCAGTGGTTTAAGCCCCTGTGGatgtctcacagtgtgtgtgtgtgtgtgtgtgtgtgtgtgtgtgtgtgtgtgtgtgtgtgtgtgtgtgtgtgtgtgtgtgtgtgtgtgtgtgttggtggatgcatgtttttgtgtgtgcgtgcatgtttgttcgtgcgcacgtgtgtgtgtgtgtgttcgtgcgggtgcatgtgtgtgtgtgtgtgtgtgcgtgtgtgtgtgtgtgcgtgcgcatgcatgtttgtgtgtgtgtgtgtgtgtgtgtgtgtgtgtgtgtgtgtgtgtgtgtgtgtgtgtgtgtgtgtgtgtgtgggcacatgcgtgtgtgtgtgtgtctgctagaCGGTGACCAATGTAAACCAGAGTCTCCTTGTCAAAACGGGGGATTGTGTAAAGACGGTGTCAACGGCTACTTCTGCTTCTGCCAAGCTGACTTCAGCGGGAAGAACTGTGAGATAGGTGAGTGGTAGGAGCGTCTCCTGATGAACACGCCTGACCCGTACAGGAACTAGCATGCAGAGATACTGAACGACTCAGTCAGTAAGTAAACAGATCGGCCAGCAGGTAAacccgtctctcgtttcccccTCAGAGATCGCCAAGCAGTGCGACAACAACAACGGGGGCTGTGCCCACTTCTGTGCGATGCAGCAGGAGCGCTCCGTGTGCCATTGTGCCCAGGGATACAAGCTGCAGCCTGATAGGAAGAGCTGTGAGTCAACAGGTACTAATGAACCAATCACATGAGATGGGAGgtgtctattctattctattagtATTTGCTCTGTTCTTTAAGTATTTGTTTTAACACAATACAGTACATATTGCTGAGTGTTCACGTGTTTAATCAATATTCCTTAGCTCCTGACTGGAAATCTTACAAATACAGAAAACACTAAATATTGTTATAAAAGACAAGCCGCTGAGAGAGTGAAACCCAAATAGGTTTAGAATTGTGTGTTCCATGTGTAACTCCAGCAAAAAAATGTTTCATGAACTTTTGACTTTGAATGCAAAACCCTCCTATTGGTTAACTCTGTGAACCCTCCCAGAGCTGTTTGCCTGCGGCCACATCATCAAGCCCGCTGTGGCGGCCCGGGGAGCCGGCAGATCGCTGGACTTGGACCTGCTCCTGAACCTCAACGACTACCAGGGCTCCGTCTCCAACCTCTCCCGACCCTTGACCTCCGGCAACACCACGGTCGCCGTGCCGACGGAGGGCGGGTCAACGGAGGCGGAGCTGACAGAGGGCGGGCCGACGGAGGGTGTGCCGACGGAGGAGGAGCCGACAGAGGGCGGGCCGACGGAGGCGTTGCTGACGGAGGGCGGGCCGACGGAGGCGGAGCCGACAGAGGGCGGGTGGACGGAGGGCGTGATGACGACGGCCGCGTGGCCCggtgggaagggggagggggagggggagggggagggggaaggggagggagggataccCCACTGGCAGTTCTACCCCACCGTGGGCACCATCACGTCACAGGACAACAATGACCAGAGGATCATAGGAGGAAATGAGGCCATCCCCGGGGAGATCCCCTGGCAGgtagggatggatggatggttaaatagaggtatggagagatggatggatggttggatggacagatggatggatggttaaatggaggtatggatggatggatggttaaatggaggtatggatggatggatggatggacggatggatggatggatggacggagggatggatggttaaatggAGGTattaatggatggatggatggatgaatggatggatggatggatggatggacggatggatggatggatggatggatggaggtatggatggatggatggatggatagatggatgtatggatggatagatggaagtatggatggatagatgggtaATTGATTGAATTGAATGCTACCTGTTTAAATGTATCGTTTGTCACTTGGGCCATGCAGCACACAACCCCGACGTTCAGAAACGCGTTCCCATCGTACATTGTTGTAGTTTCACGGCCTCTGACCCCACGACGGTCAGCAAGTGCAACAGTTGCAGACCGACTCCCCTGCGTCTGTCGCTGCAGGCGTGCCTGATGGCCAGGGGAGTGTCGTTCTGCGGCGGCTCTCTGCTCAACGAGATCTGGGTCATCACGGCCGCCCACTGCCTGACCGAGCACCAGCTCACCGTGGCGGACTACATCGTACGACTGGGTGAGCCAGGGCAGAACCACCCAGTAACTCACAAACTGTCTGCGCATTTGTAATCGGACAAAGGCGGGATAATCTTTGAGGATCTCCGTTTCCCGCCAATAATAAGCGAGCATAATAATAACCCGAGCAGCCTTTGGCAGTAGCCCGTAACAACCCACCTGcttctttgccccccccccccccccccccccaacccccctcccccctgccaccAGGAGAGCACGACCTGACGGTGCAGGAGGGCCACGAGCGTGACCACACCGTGGCGGAGCAGATCCTGCACCCGTCGTACGACATGCACACGTCCCGCCACAACCACGACCTCGCCCTGCTGCGGCTGGCCGGCCCCGTGGAGCTGTCGGCGCGGCGGCTGCCCGTGTGTCTGGGCCCCAAGGACTTCACCGAGAAGCTGCTGACGGGGGCCGAGAGCTCCCGGGTGAGCGGCTGGGGCAAGATCAACGCGGGGCAGATGGCCCCGCGGCTGAAGACGCTGGCGGTGCCGTACGTGGACCGCACCCTGTGCAAGAGGAGCAGCAGCGACCACATCACCCGCTTCATGTTCTGCGCGGGCTACGACGCGGCGCCCATGGACGCGTGTCAGGGCGACAGCGGGGGGCCCCACGTCACCGACCACCACGGCACCTGGTTCCTGACGGGCATCGTCAGCTGGGGCGAGGAGTGCGCCAAGGCGGGGAAGTACGGCGTGTACACGCGCGTGTCGCGCTACTACGGCTGGATCAGCAACATCACGGCGGCCCGGTGAGCTCTCcggagcagagggaggggtgagggggggggggggggggagccgagGCCTCTGGGGAACGCAGACCGGTTCGTCATCGTTTGAAGGCTGCAGGGTCATGTGTTTAGAACGGCTTGTCACTACTGGTCCGAGGAACGTGGGTGTTTTGATTCCGTTGGGTTGGTCACTTGGTATCAGCGTTGTGATCCATCTTAATTGTTGATATGTTGAATTGTGTAATTAAACTGAATGTAAACTCCTTATTCGTTGTCAGAAAGCGTTTAAGCTCGATGTCAAACGTATTGCTATATTGGGTGATGCTTCTTCTAGCACTGTCCTTGTCTTGGTAAGAGGGGCATCTGGCTATATCTGgcaacaaagaaatcaaggatAAATCAATTCATCTTGTGCTTTTATTAAAACGAAAATAATCATATGCAGAATTAATTTGAATACAATAAATCCTTTATAGTTTTACCGACTTCCATAAAAATAGAACAGGTTTAAGGTCTGACTGAAACACATACTGACTTCTCTCACTGAGTCTAGCCTGGCATTATTATAATGGGCAAAATACTCAAACAAACTCTACTCCCAAAACCTGATATCAACTTGGATTGCTGATGACCAATGAAACAAAGATGTCTTGATGACTGAATACTAATTTAAAGAAAACGTTCTTGGATTTTGTCTTTACACATTTGGAAGTGGATCTCCAAATATCATAGCAGATATGACACAGGGCTATCAACGGGTCTTCAGGAGTAAACAGATGAATGGCAGTGTATCTTCAAACACCTCCAAGCAAATGGTAATGTAGTCAACAAGctaaataaagacacacactgcagggcCGCACGGCTCCACCAGGGGGACAAGTGAGCTCGCGATTCCTCTTTGTGATTGGATGACACCCACATCACACGGCACTAGTCAAATTGTTTTGTAGTTCAGGTTTTATGATAATCATTTAATATGAAATAATTCAAACATTTCAGAAAAACTTAGCTAATGAGTGGCAAGCAGGATCATTTGGAGAATTATAATGCAGTGCAGACTTAAGAGGCAATTTGATGAAGAGAAAATAACGTTAATATCGTATACAGtactcaaaaaaaaaataaaaatagtggCACAATCATTGTTTAAAACAAGCCAGACAAGTTGTTTCATACTTTCGATTTTGTAAGATTGAAAGACTATTGCTTTATACCCTGCCAAACACCGTTTATAGCGCCCTCTTCTGATGCACAATAGACATAGCAGGCAACAGATAGAAAAAGTCTAATTATAGCAAGAACGACTGAACCACCAATTCCATTGAAAAAGCTCCAAACGAAGATCCTCAAAATGCCTAAAATGTGTTTGCTATATGGCTAGTACCTTCTACACAATACTTTGTAGATTGTAATATGTGCCTCCGATTCACAATAATCAGCTCTTTCTACTAAAGAAAGGGCAAAATACGTGAATGGACAAGCCTACTATTATTACTTTCCTCTGTGTCCTCCTGGCCTTGTGAATGAGTACCTCTGGTCTACTCAGCCTCTACTTGGTTCAACTGTTTTGTTGAAGGAACATATGGAATATTTAGCTCATTCAAATGGAACATGTTTAAGATGGTTCAATATGTGTGATGTGAGCCTCATCAGCAGCAGAAACAACAGCGGAAGCAGCGGGCGATCAAAATGAATCCAGACCAACATAATATTGCACTACAGTGATAGCCAGTGCAGGCAGAGCTGCATCAAACTACAGTGATAGCCAGTGCAGGCAGTGCTGTCTGGAAGCTGgacagcagtaggcctactctggtTATTAACTACTCAGTTTGGGCGTTGAGCTTCCACCCAGGGGAAACATAGAAACATTTTGTCTTTGTGTACATCTGCTGGTCCATGGCGATATTCCCTTAATGCATGTGGGCTAAATGAACAGGCTACTGATATTAGCAGATATTAGCGACAAATGTGCCAAAATGGAAAACAACAACGCCACAAATGGCCAGCTAAGCAGCGACGGCAAGGATGTTTTGGCACGTGAATTGAAGGAGGGAAGTCTTGGTGGATTGAATACTGCATGTGGCGTCCGTGACAATCATGGTTGTAGGTCGTAAGAAAATAGAGAATGCAATCACCTTCAGTGGCATCTAGGAACAAAATACCTATATTCACACCCACCTCCATGCCTTAAAAATAAGAGTTCCATTCATAAAAGTTCCTTAAATGTT from the Gadus macrocephalus chromosome 7, ASM3116895v1 genome contains:
- the f9b gene encoding coagulation factor IXb, coding for MAKVCLIVLATCLLLETYGLEAVVLDDQTGRVLLPRHSANGVLRRQRRYNTGRLEELQRDNLERECLEERCNMEEAREVFENNEGTMEFWARYVDGDQCKPESPCQNGGLCKDGVNGYFCFCQADFSGKNCEIEIAKQCDNNNGGCAHFCAMQQERSVCHCAQGYKLQPDRKSCESTELFACGHIIKPAVAARGAGRSLDLDLLLNLNDYQGSVSNLSRPLTSGNTTVAVPTEGGSTEAELTEGGPTEGGPTEAEPTEGGWTEGVMTTAAWPGGKGEGEGEGEGEGEGGIPHWQFYPTVGTITSQDNNDQRIIGGNEAIPGEIPWQACLMARGVSFCGGSLLNEIWVITAAHCLTEHQLTVADYIVRLGEHDLTVQEGHERDHTVAEQILHPSYDMHTSRHNHDLALLRLAGPVELSARRLPVCLGPKDFTEKLLTGAESSRVSGWGKINAGQMAPRLKTLAVPYVDRTLCKRSSSDHITRFMFCAGYDAAPMDACQGDSGGPHVTDHHGTWFLTGIVSWGEECAKAGKYGVYTRVSRYYGWISNITAAR